The following proteins are co-located in the Vigna unguiculata cultivar IT97K-499-35 chromosome 9, ASM411807v1, whole genome shotgun sequence genome:
- the LOC114164493 gene encoding nitrate regulatory gene2 protein-like, whose amino-acid sequence MGCSHSRLDDEEAVQLCRDRKKFIKQAVEQRTRLATGHIAYIESLKRVSAALRDYIEGDEPREFSLDNAITPPFTPVKKKSGPGFIPISAKPFATTGAIEFGIGPNSTLKVNYLRPGGNPAISVEERPQSPERVRVETYYPPMQQQYGFDGFFNMQSSPVNPSIFAYSPNNRPNIPPPSPQASQWDFFWNPFSSLDSYGYPAKSVDHTATDDEYRGLRQVREEEGIPDLEEDETEHEDGVGKRNVAEERTRPNMNSSKEEVIVEDVEDDDDDDDDDDEEEEEEEGEEEEEEETDVEDETEHVAKDSQAHGSASFEVSKAQAAGHIESSHREMTIGKKDAVEETPGFTVYVNRRPTSMAEVINDIETQFTIVYNAANDVAALLEAKKSQYLLTSNELSGSKLLNPVALIRSASSRSSSSRYLVNCSSTGKEGCDGTKDLSEEHCMLSGSHHSTLDRLNTWEKKLYEEVRSGERIRIAYEKKCKQLRNFDAKGEDPSCADKARAAIRDLDTQITVSIHSVEAISRRIETLRDEELYPQLLELVQGLERMWKVMAECHQKQKRTLDEAKILLAGTYSKLHARKQSSMLMTDPNRLARSASNLEFELRNWRNAFESWITSQRSYIHALTGWLLRCMRSEPDASKLPCSPRRSSGTHPLFGLCVQWSRRLDAIQEKAVLDGLDFFAAGMGSLYAHQLREDSRRNSFGPKQSNGNMELVEAGEVEEVMAPEKLAEVAIKVLCAGMSVAISSLAEFALDSAEGYNEVVKQWDTVKCQNQNTASNNTRTSNNTRT is encoded by the exons ATGGGATGTTCACATTCAAGGTTAGATGATGAAGAAGCAGTTCAGCTTTGTAGAGACAGAAAGAAGTTCATCAAACAAGCTGTTGAGCAAAGGACCCGGTTGGCCACAGGACACATAGCATACATAGAATCTCTGAAAAGAGTTTCAGCAGCACTTCGTGATTACATTGAAGGTGATGAACCTCGTGAGTTCTCATTGGACAATGCCATCACCCCACCTTTCACACCGGTGAAGAAGAAAAGTGGCCCAGGATTCATTCCCATATCAGCAAAACCCTTTGCAACAACAGGAGCTATTGAGTTTGGGATCGGACCAAACTCTACTTTGAAAGTGAATTACCTTAGGCCTGGTGGTAACCCAGCAATTTCAGTTGAGGAAAGGCCTCAATCCCCGGAAAGGGTACGTGTTGAGACATATTATCCTCCAATGCAGCAGCAGTATGGTTTTGATGGATTTTTCAACATGCAATCCTCACCAGTGAATCCCTCAATTTTTGCCTATTCTCCCAATAATAGGCCTAATATCCCTCCCCCTTCACCTCAAGCTTCCCAATGGGATTTTTTTTGGAACCCCTTTTCGTCTTTGGACAGCTATGGCTATCCTGCAAAAAGTGTTGATCACACTGCAACGGATGATGAATACAGAGGACTCAGGCAGgttagagaagaagaaggaatacCAGACCTGGAAGAAGATGAAACTGAACATGAAGATGGTGTTGGAAAAAGAAATGTAGCAGAAGAAAGAACTAGACCCAACATGAATTCTTCAAAAGAAGAAGTTATTGTTGAAGatgttgaagatgatgacgacgatgatgatgatgatgatgaggaagaggaggaggaagagggtgaggaggaagaggaggaagaaacAGACGTTGAAGATGAGACTGAGCATGTTGCCAAAGATTCCCAAGCTCATGGAAGTGCAAGTTTTGAAGTATCAAAAGCTCAAGCAGCTGGTCATATTGAATCTAGCCATAGAGAAATGACAATTGGTAAGAAGGATGCTGTGGAAGAAACACCGGGTTTTACTGTTTATGTAAACCGAAGGCCAACAAGCATGGCAGAAGTGATCAATGACATTGAAACTCAATTCACAATCGTATACAATGCAGCTAATGATGTTGCAGCATTGTTAGAGGCCAAGAAATCTCAATATTTGTTGACTTCTAATGAACTTTCAG GATCAAAGTTGTTGAACCCGGTAGCTCTGATTCGATCAGCTTCTTCACGCTCTTCTTCATCACGATATTTGGTAAATTGTTCAAGCACTGGCAAGGAAGGTTGTGATGGCACAAAGGATCTCTCTGAGGAACATTGTATGTTATCTGGTAGTCACCACTCCACATTGGACAGATTAAATACCTGGGAGAAGAAACTCTATGAAGAAGTCAGG TCTGGGGAGCGTATCCGAATTGCATATGAGAAGAAATGCAAGCAACTCAGGAACTTCGATGCAAAAGGAGAGGACCCCTCTTGCGCAGATAAAGCAAGAGCAGCCATTAGAGATCTTGATACCCAGATAACAGTTTCAATACACTCAGTTGAAGCTATTTCAAGGCGAATCGAAACTCTAAGGGATGAAGAGCTATATCCCCAACTTCTTGAATTGGTGCAAGG GTTGGAAAGGATGTGGAAAGTGATGGCAGAATGCCATCAGAAACAGAAGAGAACCTTGGATGAGGCTAAGATTCTTCTAGCTGGAACTTACTCTAAACTACATGCTAGAAAACAGTCTTCCATGTTAATGACAGATCCGAACAGGCTAGCTCGTTCAGCCTCCAATCTTGAATTTGAGTTAAGGAACTGGAGAAACGCCTTTGAGTCATGGATCACTTCTCAAAGATCCTACATTCATGCACTAACCGGATGGCTTCTTCGGTGCATGAGATCTGAGCCTGATGCATCCAAGTTACCATGCTCTCCTCGCAGATCCAGTGGCACTCACCCTTTGTTTGGACTCTGTGTTCAGTGGTCAAGGCGCCTAGATGCCATACAAGAAAAGGCAGTGCTTGATGGCTTGGACTTTTTTGCAGCTGGAATGGGGTCCCTCTATGCACATCAGTTGAGAGAAGATTCTAGGAGAAACTCATTTGGACCAAAACAAAGTAATGGTAACATGGAACTAGTGGAAGCTGGTGAGGTGGAAGAGGTAATGGCTCCAGAAAAACTTGCTGAAGTTGCTATCAAGGTGCTTTGTGCTGGAATGTCTGTTGCTATTAGCTCACTGGCAGAGTTTGCTTTGGATTCTGCAGAGGGTTACAATGAAGTTGTTAAGCAATGGGACACTGTCAAGTGTCAAAATCAAAACACTGCTTCTAACAACACCAGGACTTCTAACAACACCAGGACTTAG